One segment of Pirellulales bacterium DNA contains the following:
- the pyrH gene encoding UMP kinase, with the protein MSDPLQTHRRVVLKLSGESFAHAGERGISMDAVVHTAEQTAKAAERGVQIAIVIGGGNILRGAQFASASSKIQEATSHYMGMLATVINGLALQDALESLGCATRLSSAIRMDGVAEPYIRRRAARHLEKGRIVILACGTGSPFVTTDTAAAQRALELDADILLKATRVDGVYSDDPEKNPHAVLYSELSYQAVREQNLRVMDPTAITQCMEHDMPILVFNFRKVGNIVRAVSGEKIGTLIRSKAAEPR; encoded by the coding sequence ATGTCGGACCCGCTGCAGACCCATCGCCGTGTTGTGTTAAAACTTTCCGGCGAAAGCTTTGCCCATGCCGGTGAACGTGGCATCAGTATGGACGCGGTCGTGCACACGGCCGAGCAAACGGCGAAGGCCGCCGAGCGCGGCGTGCAAATCGCGATCGTGATCGGCGGCGGCAATATCTTGCGCGGCGCTCAGTTCGCCTCGGCGAGTAGCAAGATTCAAGAGGCCACGAGCCACTACATGGGGATGCTGGCCACGGTGATCAACGGGCTGGCCCTGCAGGACGCGCTCGAATCGTTGGGTTGTGCCACGCGGCTGTCCTCGGCCATTCGCATGGACGGCGTGGCCGAGCCGTATATTCGTCGCCGCGCCGCCCGGCATTTAGAGAAGGGGCGGATCGTGATCCTGGCCTGCGGCACCGGAAGCCCGTTCGTAACTACCGACACGGCGGCCGCGCAACGCGCGTTGGAACTGGACGCCGATATCTTGCTCAAAGCGACCCGCGTCGACGGCGTCTATAGCGACGATCCAGAGAAGAATCCGCACGCGGTTCTGTATAGCGAGTTGAGCTATCAGGCCGTCCGCGAGCAGAATTTGCGAGTGATGGACCCCACGGCCATTACGCAGTGCATGGAGCACGACATGCCGATCCTGGTCTTCAATTTCCGCAAGGTGGGTAATATCGTGCGGGCCGTCAGCGGCGAGAAGATCGGCACGCTGATCCGCAGCAAGGCCGCCGAGCCGAGATAG